A section of the Papio anubis isolate 15944 chromosome 4, Panubis1.0, whole genome shotgun sequence genome encodes:
- the MAD2L1 gene encoding mitotic spindle assembly checkpoint protein MAD2A translates to MALQLSREQGITLHRSAEIVAEFFSFIINSILYQRGIYPSETFTRVQKYGLTLLVTTDLELIKYLNNVVEQLKDWLYKCSVQKLVVVISNIESGEVLERWQFDIECDKTAKDDSAPREKSQKAIQDEIRSAIRQITATVTFLPLLEVSCSFDLLIYTDKDLVVPEKWEELVPQFITNSEEVHLRSFTTTIHKVNSMVAHKIPVND, encoded by the coding sequence ATGGCGCTGCAGCTCTCCCGGGAGCAGGGAATCACCCTTCACAGGAGCGCCGAAATTGTGGCCGAGTTCTTCTCATTCATCATCAACAGCATTTTATATCAGCGTGGCATATATCCATCTGAAACTTTTACTAGAGTGCAGAAATACGGACTCACCTTGCTTGTAACTACTGATCTTGAGCtcataaaatatctaaataatgtGGTGGAACAACTAAAAGATTGGTTATACAAGTGTTCAGTTCAGAAACTGGTTGTAGTTATCTCAAATATTGAAAGTGGTGAGGTCCTGGAAAGATGGCAGTTTGATATTGAGTGTGACAAGACTGCAAAAGATGACAGCGCACCCAGAGAAAAATCTCAGAAAGCTATCCAGGATGAAATCCGTTCAGCGATCAGACAGATCACAGCTACAGTGACATTTCTGCCACTGTTGGAAGTTTCTTGTTCATTTGATCTGCTGATTTATACAGACAAAGATTTGGTTGTACCTGAAAAATGGGAAGAGTTGGTACCACAGTTTATTACCAATTCTGAGGAAGTCCACCTTCGTTCATTTACTACTACAATCCACAAAGTAAATAGCATGGTGGCCCACAAAATTCCTGTCAATGACTGA
- the HOXA1 gene encoding homeobox protein Hox-A1, with translation MDNARMNSFLEYPILSSGDSGTCSARAYPSDHGITTFQSCAVSTNSCGGDDRFLVGRGVQIGSPHQHHHHHHHHPQPATYQTSGNLGVSYSHSSCGPSYGSQNFSAPYSPYALNQEADVSGGYPQCAPAVYSGNLSSPMVQHHHHHQGYAGGAVGSPQYIHHSYGQEHQSLALATYNNSLSPLHASHQEACRSPASETSSPAQTFDWMKVKRNPPKTGKVGEYGYLGQPNAVRTNFTTKQLTELEKEFHFNKYLTRARRVEIAASLQLNETQVKIWFQNRRMKQKKREKEGLLPISPATPPGNDEKAEESSEKSSASPCVPSPGSSTSDTLTTSH, from the exons ATGGACAATGCAAGAATGAACTCCTTCCTGGAATACCCCATCCTTAGCAGTGGCGACTCGGGGACCTGCTCAGCCCGAGCCTACCCCTCGGACCATGGGATTACAACTTTCCAGTCGTGCGCGGTCAGTACCAACAGCTGCGGCGGCGACGACCGCTTCCTAGTGGGCAGGGGGGTGCAGATCGGTTCGCctcaccaacaccaccaccaccaccatcaccacccccaGCCGGCTACCTACCAGACTTCCGGGAACCTGGGGGTGTCCTACTCTCACTCGAGTTGTGGTCCAAGCTATGGCTCACAGAACTTCAGTGCGCCTTACAGCCCCTACGCGTTAAATCAGGAAGCAGACGTAAGTGGTGGGTACCCCCAGTGCGCTCCCGCTGTTTACTCTGGAAATCTCTCATCTCCCATGGtccagcatcaccaccaccaccagggtTATGCCGGGGGCGCGGTGGGCTCGCCTCAGTACATTCACCACTCATATGGACAAGAGCACCAAAGCCTGGCCCTGGCTACGTATAATAACTCCTTGTCCCCTCTCCACGCCAGCCACCAAGAAGCCTGTCGCTCCCCTGCATCGGAGACATCTTCTCCAGCGCAGACTTTTGACTGGATGAAAGTCAAAAGAAACCCTCCCAAAACAG GGAAAGTTGGAGAGTATGGCTACCTGGGTCAACCCAACGCGGTGCGCACCAACTTCACTACCAAGCAGCTCACGGAGCTGGAGAAGGAGTTCCACTTCAACAAGTACCTGACGCGCGCCCGCAGGGTGGAGATCGCTGCATCCCTGCAGCTTAACGAGACCCAAGTGAAGATCTGGTTCCAGAACCGCCGAATGAAGCAAAAGAAACGTGAGAAGGAGGGTCTCTTGCCCATCTCTCCAGCCACCCCGCCAGGAAACGACGAGAAGGCCGAGGAATCCTCAGAGAAGTCCAGCGCTTCGCCCTGCGTTCCTTCCCCGGGGTCTTCTACCTCAGACACTCTGACTACCTCCCACTAA
- the HOXA1 gene encoding homeobox protein Hox-A1 isoform X1 yields the protein MDNARMNSFLEYPILSSGDSGTCSARAYPSDHGITTFQSCAVSTNSCGGDDRFLVGRGVQIGSPHQHHHHHHHHPQPATYQTSGNLGVSYSHSSCGPSYGSQNFSAPYSPYALNQEADPPRSLSLPCIGDIFSSADF from the exons ATGGACAATGCAAGAATGAACTCCTTCCTGGAATACCCCATCCTTAGCAGTGGCGACTCGGGGACCTGCTCAGCCCGAGCCTACCCCTCGGACCATGGGATTACAACTTTCCAGTCGTGCGCGGTCAGTACCAACAGCTGCGGCGGCGACGACCGCTTCCTAGTGGGCAGGGGGGTGCAGATCGGTTCGCctcaccaacaccaccaccaccaccatcaccacccccaGCCGGCTACCTACCAGACTTCCGGGAACCTGGGGGTGTCCTACTCTCACTCGAGTTGTGGTCCAAGCTATGGCTCACAGAACTTCAGTGCGCCTTACAGCCCCTACGCGTTAAATCAGGAAGCAGAC CCACCAAGAAGCCTGTCGCTCCCCTGCATCGGAGACATCTTCTCCAGCGCAGACTTTTGA